A stretch of Endozoicomonas sp. SCSIO W0465 DNA encodes these proteins:
- a CDS encoding MFS transporter, whose amino-acid sequence MSFVELKAAVSLTMVFVFRMLGLFMVLPVLALFTEDLQGASPGLIGVAIGAYGFSQAMLQIPFGWLSDRWGRKPVILLGLVIFLLGSLLAAQATTIEGVIAGRILQGCGAIAGAVTALMADLTRDQHRTKAMAMIGMGIGAAFAIAMVLGPVVSDIWGLSGLFISNALMAMAAILVIILLVPTPVIKRRDLNSSVDRQGLLPVFTNPELLRHIIGIFVLHFVLMALFIFIPELLSKDFEHSGHGGIYLAIMGLSFVMMIPLIIFSERRRLLKQCYSFSIILLFVAFALFYQGVLSSTMLLMGLLVFFFGFNFLEATLPSLVSKLAPAGTRGTVMGVYSTSQFLGAALGGSLGGFALQYGGVPGAIVLCTIPTALWCWLSVTMKQPPYVSTIVMALNPELGDVSSMGERLAGIDGVQEVTVLSAENTAYLKVDKHALNWSELRQFGQC is encoded by the coding sequence ATGTCATTCGTTGAATTGAAAGCTGCTGTTTCCCTCACCATGGTCTTCGTCTTTCGGATGCTTGGGCTTTTTATGGTGCTCCCGGTTCTGGCACTTTTTACCGAAGATCTTCAGGGGGCTTCACCCGGTTTGATTGGAGTGGCCATTGGTGCCTATGGATTCAGTCAGGCCATGCTGCAGATTCCTTTTGGCTGGCTTTCTGATCGCTGGGGAAGGAAGCCGGTTATTTTGCTGGGGCTTGTTATTTTTCTACTGGGCAGCCTTCTGGCGGCACAGGCTACCACCATTGAAGGGGTTATTGCCGGGCGTATTTTACAAGGATGTGGAGCCATTGCTGGCGCAGTGACCGCCTTGATGGCCGACCTTACCCGGGATCAGCATCGGACCAAAGCGATGGCAATGATCGGGATGGGGATTGGAGCTGCCTTTGCCATTGCCATGGTACTGGGACCCGTTGTTAGTGATATCTGGGGATTGTCTGGGCTCTTTATCTCCAATGCCCTGATGGCTATGGCTGCGATACTGGTTATTATTCTTCTGGTACCTACGCCGGTCATTAAACGGCGGGATTTAAACTCTTCGGTTGATCGTCAGGGGTTATTGCCGGTCTTCACCAACCCGGAGTTGCTCAGGCATATTATTGGGATTTTTGTCCTCCATTTTGTGTTGATGGCTCTATTTATTTTCATTCCCGAGCTGTTGAGCAAAGATTTTGAACACTCTGGCCATGGCGGTATTTATCTGGCCATTATGGGGCTTTCATTTGTCATGATGATCCCACTGATTATCTTCAGTGAACGTCGGCGCCTGCTCAAGCAATGCTATAGCTTTAGCATTATCCTTCTGTTCGTTGCTTTTGCCCTGTTTTATCAGGGAGTGCTCAGTTCAACAATGTTGTTGATGGGCCTATTGGTCTTCTTTTTTGGTTTTAACTTTCTGGAAGCGACACTGCCATCGCTGGTTAGCAAACTCGCGCCTGCAGGGACTCGTGGCACTGTTATGGGGGTTTATTCTACGAGCCAGTTTCTGGGGGCAGCCCTGGGGGGAAGCCTTGGAGGCTTTGCCCTGCAGTATGGTGGTGTTCCCGGTGCAATAGTTCTTTGTACAATTCCCACTGCCCTGTGGTGCTGGTTGTCTGTTACTATGAAACAACCACCTTATGTGAGTACTATAGTAATGGCTCTGAATCCTGAGCTTGGTGATGTCAGTTCAATGGGTGAACGACTGGCCGGTATTGACGGTGTCCAGGAAGTGACTGTGCTGTCAGCAGAGAACACCGCTTATCTGAAAGTCGATAAGCATGCTCTGAACTGGTCTGAATTAAGACAGTTTGGCCAATGCTAA
- the lipA gene encoding lipoyl synthase, translating into MKPEQIIPTVQIDSSVKVESGTKFVNDKGITAIKNGIKASAGGQHAPIQRKPSWLRIKASHGTKYKEVKSTVHEHKLSTVCEEAMCPNINECWSSGTATIMLMGDTCTRACRFCAVNTGNPKGWLDHDEPEHTANSVRLMNLKYLVLTSVNRDDLPDGGAGHYAAVVRRVKEENPDTDVEVLTPDFLGVMSHVEKVVDSPIAVFAQNVETVRRLTHPVRDPRASYEQTLAVLEHAKKYRPDVLTKTSLMLGLGETDDEILEALDDLRAINVDIVTFGQYLQPTLNHLPIERYVTPEAFEKYRRWGLEKGFLEVVSGALVRSSYRAEQVLQKNNVGL; encoded by the coding sequence ATGAAGCCGGAACAGATTATCCCGACAGTACAGATAGACAGTAGCGTCAAGGTAGAAAGTGGCACCAAGTTTGTCAATGACAAAGGTATCACAGCCATTAAAAATGGCATTAAAGCCAGTGCCGGTGGGCAGCATGCCCCGATTCAGCGGAAACCATCCTGGCTCAGAATAAAAGCAAGTCACGGCACAAAGTACAAAGAAGTCAAAAGTACCGTTCATGAACATAAGCTGAGTACGGTTTGTGAAGAGGCCATGTGCCCGAACATCAACGAGTGCTGGAGCTCTGGTACTGCAACCATCATGTTGATGGGCGATACCTGCACCCGGGCCTGCCGGTTCTGTGCCGTGAATACCGGGAATCCCAAGGGGTGGCTGGATCATGATGAGCCTGAGCATACCGCTAACTCAGTCAGGTTGATGAACCTGAAGTATCTGGTTCTGACCTCGGTGAACCGGGATGACCTGCCGGATGGCGGCGCTGGACATTATGCTGCAGTGGTTCGCCGGGTTAAGGAAGAAAATCCGGATACCGATGTCGAGGTTCTGACCCCCGATTTTCTCGGTGTCATGTCCCATGTTGAAAAGGTTGTTGATAGCCCGATCGCCGTCTTTGCCCAGAATGTAGAAACCGTTCGCCGATTGACTCACCCGGTGCGTGATCCCAGGGCCAGTTACGAACAGACACTGGCTGTGCTGGAACATGCCAAGAAATACCGTCCTGACGTCCTGACGAAAACCAGCCTGATGCTGGGGCTTGGTGAAACCGATGATGAGATTCTCGAAGCCCTGGATGATCTGAGAGCCATTAATGTGGATATTGTTACCTTTGGCCAATATCTGCAGCCAACCCTTAACCATCTCCCTATTGAGCGTTATGTGACGCCGGAAGCGTTTGAAAAATATCGGCGATGGGGCCTGGAAAAAGGATTTCTTGAGGTGGTTTCCGGTGCGCTGGTACGATCCAGCTATCGTGCAGAGCAAGTATTACAGAAGAACAACGTGGGTCTTTGA
- the leuS gene encoding leucine--tRNA ligase: MEEHYQPHQIESEAQKFWEDNDSFAVTEGTSAVSSEEKSKEKYYCLSMFPYPSGRLHMGHVRNYTIGDVIARYQRMRGKNVLQPMGWDAFGLPAENAAIKNKTAPAPWTYENINYMKGQLKRLGFGYDWNRELATCKPDYYKWEQWFFTRLYEKGLVYKKMATVNWCPNDATVLANEQVEDGRCWRCDTIVERKELPQWFVKITAYADELLADLDKLEHWPEQVKAMQRNWIGRSEGVQMTFKVANVPGTAAAESAVGECVPEEFKVYTTRPDTLMGVTYVGIASEHPLAKAAAVNNPELATFIQECKSNAVTEAEMATMEKVGVDTGIRAIHPITGREVPVWAANFVLMDYGTGAVMAVPGHDQRDYEFATRFGLPIEQVIEPANGEAIDLKQAAFTEKGKLVNSGEFDGLTSEAAFNAIADRLIAEGKGERQVNYRLRDWGVSRQRYWGAPIPMCYLEDGTEVPVLLENLPVLLPEDVEMDGIQSPLKADPEWAKTTHNGQPATRETDTFDTFMESSWYYARYCSPTSDDQMLNPAQANYWLPVDQYIGGIEHAVMHLLYSRFYHKLLRDAGLVESDEPFKRLLCQGMVLADTFFKIDEKGVKQWIAPTDVDSEFDDKGRLVRATLKATGEVVEYAGMSKMSKSKNNGIDPQDLIDQYGADTIRLYTMFAAPPEQTLEWSESAVEGANRFLRRFWKQAAEHIASGDVAAPDLTFDINSLTKEQKDLRRKVHETINKVSDDCERRLTFNTAIAAIMELNNAINKFQVSHSQHQDQDRAVMREAIEATTLMLAPIAPHAMHSIWQALGHSEPVLDASWPVADEEALKKDAIILVVQVNGKVRAKLEVPAGLDKDAIEKLALEHDNVSKFTNGLTIRKVIVIPGKLVNIVAN; this comes from the coding sequence ATGGAAGAGCATTACCAACCGCATCAGATTGAGAGCGAAGCCCAGAAATTCTGGGAAGACAACGACAGCTTTGCTGTCACCGAAGGCACTTCAGCAGTCTCTTCAGAAGAGAAGAGTAAAGAGAAGTACTACTGCCTCTCTATGTTCCCCTACCCTAGTGGCCGACTGCACATGGGGCATGTTCGTAATTACACCATTGGTGATGTGATTGCACGCTACCAGCGCATGCGGGGCAAAAATGTCCTGCAGCCGATGGGCTGGGATGCGTTTGGTCTGCCTGCAGAAAATGCCGCCATCAAAAACAAAACCGCACCAGCGCCCTGGACTTACGAAAACATCAATTACATGAAAGGCCAGCTCAAGCGTCTTGGCTTTGGCTATGACTGGAACCGTGAGCTGGCAACCTGCAAGCCGGATTACTACAAGTGGGAGCAGTGGTTCTTCACCCGGCTCTACGAAAAAGGTCTGGTTTACAAAAAAATGGCCACCGTTAACTGGTGTCCGAACGACGCGACCGTACTGGCCAACGAGCAGGTCGAAGATGGCCGCTGCTGGCGTTGTGACACCATCGTTGAGCGCAAAGAACTGCCACAGTGGTTTGTCAAAATCACCGCCTACGCTGATGAATTGCTGGCTGACCTCGACAAGCTGGAACATTGGCCAGAGCAGGTCAAGGCCATGCAGCGCAACTGGATTGGCCGCTCTGAAGGTGTACAGATGACCTTTAAGGTTGCTAATGTGCCCGGCACTGCAGCGGCTGAAAGTGCAGTCGGTGAGTGTGTTCCTGAAGAGTTCAAGGTTTACACCACCCGCCCTGATACCCTGATGGGCGTGACCTACGTAGGCATTGCCTCTGAGCACCCATTAGCCAAAGCTGCAGCGGTCAATAACCCGGAGCTTGCGACATTTATCCAGGAGTGCAAATCCAATGCGGTAACTGAAGCTGAAATGGCAACCATGGAGAAAGTGGGTGTTGATACTGGCATCCGCGCCATTCACCCCATCACCGGTCGTGAAGTGCCCGTATGGGCAGCCAACTTTGTACTCATGGATTACGGCACGGGAGCGGTGATGGCCGTTCCCGGTCATGACCAGCGTGACTATGAATTTGCTACCCGTTTTGGCCTGCCAATCGAACAGGTCATCGAACCGGCAAACGGTGAAGCAATTGACCTTAAACAAGCAGCATTTACCGAAAAAGGTAAACTGGTTAACTCCGGCGAATTTGATGGCCTGACTTCAGAAGCGGCATTCAACGCCATTGCCGACCGACTGATTGCTGAAGGCAAAGGTGAGCGTCAGGTGAACTATCGCCTGCGTGACTGGGGCGTTAGCCGCCAGCGCTACTGGGGTGCACCAATCCCAATGTGCTACCTGGAAGACGGAACTGAAGTTCCTGTTCTATTGGAAAACCTGCCGGTATTGCTGCCAGAAGACGTGGAAATGGACGGTATTCAGTCCCCGCTCAAAGCAGATCCTGAGTGGGCTAAAACCACCCACAATGGCCAGCCAGCCACCCGTGAAACCGATACCTTTGATACCTTCATGGAGTCCAGCTGGTACTATGCCCGCTACTGCTCACCAACGTCTGATGACCAGATGCTGAACCCCGCGCAGGCCAACTACTGGTTGCCAGTGGATCAGTACATCGGGGGTATTGAACATGCGGTAATGCACCTGCTTTACTCACGCTTCTATCACAAACTGCTCCGTGATGCGGGTCTGGTGGAAAGTGATGAGCCGTTCAAGCGGCTGCTCTGTCAGGGGATGGTGCTGGCCGACACCTTCTTCAAGATTGACGAAAAAGGCGTCAAGCAGTGGATTGCCCCGACTGATGTGGACAGTGAGTTTGACGATAAAGGGCGTTTGGTTAGGGCAACCCTGAAAGCCACCGGTGAAGTGGTTGAATATGCGGGCATGAGCAAGATGTCCAAATCCAAAAACAACGGTATTGACCCGCAGGACCTGATTGATCAGTACGGCGCTGATACCATCCGTCTGTACACTATGTTCGCGGCGCCACCTGAGCAAACTCTCGAGTGGTCTGAAAGTGCGGTAGAAGGTGCCAACCGTTTTCTGCGTCGCTTCTGGAAACAGGCAGCAGAGCATATTGCCAGTGGTGATGTGGCTGCTCCTGATCTGACTTTCGATATCAATAGCCTGACCAAAGAGCAAAAGGATCTGCGCCGTAAAGTACATGAAACCATTAATAAGGTTTCGGATGACTGTGAGCGCCGCCTGACCTTCAATACGGCCATTGCGGCAATCATGGAGCTGAACAACGCGATCAACAAGTTCCAGGTGAGCCATTCACAGCATCAGGATCAGGACCGTGCCGTCATGCGTGAAGCCATTGAAGCTACCACGCTGATGCTGGCACCTATCGCACCTCATGCCATGCACAGCATCTGGCAGGCTTTGGGTCACTCTGAGCCCGTACTGGATGCTTCATGGCCAGTAGCTGACGAGGAAGCCCTGAAAAAAGATGCCATCATCCTGGTGGTACAGGTTAATGGTAAGGTTCGTGCAAAACTGGAAGTACCCGCAGGCCTGGATAAAGATGCCATTGAAAAGCTGGCTCTGGAGCATGATAACGTCAGCAAGTTCACCAACGGTCTGACCATTCGTAAAGTGATTGTGATTCCCGGAAAACTGGTGAATATTGTTGCCAATTGA
- a CDS encoding transposase, with translation MTKFEMVAMLTSDHQVILRELASYTTFLAGALSSTAVPTFCELLFGCMLSADGFVTQALLTIDFHCVWSSYHHWLSQGKWQWKNLARHLIRLVCSKAPENQPVVLGLDDWVIERFSDKAPACRTHHQHSKKRNRPTYIWGQCWVSLAIIFERAADEVFTAIPVISFPTPASGNTSKLKIAVAMLRVVRNEVKDRVLRLLTDCWYMNWTLIKPALEMNIEVVGQIPSNRALYALPPAPTVKKRGRPKKYGIKMTTEQVKKLPEEKATVWMYGKFRKIRYRTLICRARFLKGREVRVVWSRFENDKGLTESRIFISTNPELEGLEVLRAYSRRWPVEPMFHQLKHAFGCCHLWQQKLRTLLRWMHLKMAGYALLQLLTVCKNQACLNISRIPWRSPDTTTAGMMKIALSGIIPRFSIRKGWNRYKQKYEFNFRDLIDQLIPDNSEAA, from the coding sequence ATGACGAAATTCGAGATGGTTGCCATGCTCACTTCAGATCATCAAGTAATCCTCAGGGAGCTCGCTTCATATACAACCTTTCTTGCTGGAGCGCTATCATCAACTGCAGTACCAACGTTCTGCGAACTGCTGTTCGGTTGCATGCTTTCAGCCGACGGCTTTGTTACACAGGCGTTGTTAACAATTGATTTTCATTGTGTGTGGAGCAGCTACCACCACTGGCTATCTCAGGGCAAGTGGCAATGGAAGAACTTGGCACGCCACTTGATCCGTCTGGTCTGCTCCAAAGCTCCTGAGAATCAACCTGTGGTCCTGGGGCTTGATGACTGGGTAATCGAACGGTTTTCCGACAAAGCCCCTGCTTGTCGTACACATCATCAACACAGCAAGAAACGCAATCGGCCGACGTACATCTGGGGGCAGTGTTGGGTTTCCCTGGCCATCATATTTGAGCGGGCTGCAGATGAAGTATTTACCGCCATACCGGTGATCTCATTTCCGACACCAGCTTCAGGTAACACCAGCAAACTGAAAATTGCCGTGGCCATGCTCAGGGTGGTACGCAATGAAGTGAAGGATCGAGTGCTACGCCTGCTAACCGATTGCTGGTATATGAACTGGACACTGATAAAGCCAGCTCTGGAAATGAACATAGAAGTTGTTGGTCAGATACCTTCAAATCGGGCCCTCTATGCTTTGCCGCCAGCACCCACCGTAAAGAAGCGAGGGCGCCCAAAAAAGTACGGCATCAAGATGACGACAGAACAGGTTAAGAAACTGCCGGAAGAAAAAGCAACAGTATGGATGTACGGCAAATTTCGCAAAATACGTTATCGTACCCTGATCTGTCGCGCCAGATTCCTTAAAGGTCGTGAAGTACGCGTCGTCTGGAGTCGCTTTGAAAATGACAAAGGTCTGACCGAAAGCAGAATATTCATCTCGACCAATCCGGAACTTGAGGGACTGGAGGTGCTTCGTGCCTATTCCCGGAGATGGCCGGTAGAGCCAATGTTTCACCAACTCAAACATGCTTTTGGCTGTTGCCATTTATGGCAGCAGAAATTGCGAACACTGCTTCGATGGATGCATTTGAAAATGGCAGGCTATGCATTATTGCAGTTATTAACCGTTTGTAAAAATCAGGCATGTCTGAATATTTCTCGGATACCCTGGAGAAGCCCGGATACAACCACTGCAGGCATGATGAAAATTGCTCTTTCAGGAATTATTCCGAGGTTCTCTATTCGCAAGGGCTGGAACAGATATAAGCAAAAATATGAGTTCAATTTTCGCGATCTGATCGACCAGTTAATACCGGATAATTCAGAAGCAGCATAA
- the ssb gene encoding single-stranded DNA-binding protein gives MARGVNKVILIGNLGNDPDVRFTPNGSAVANLSLATSESWKDRNTGQQQEKTEWHRVVIFGKLAEIAQQYLRKGSKIYIEGKLQTRKWQGQDGQDRYTTEIVVDGFSGQMQMLDGRQEGAMGAPMGGGYQQPGTQQQQSYAPQQSQQYGSPQQQQQQQQPVQSHQQQSAPQPQPAGGFDDFDDDIPF, from the coding sequence ATGGCTCGAGGCGTAAATAAAGTAATTCTGATTGGTAATCTGGGTAATGATCCGGATGTGCGTTTTACCCCCAATGGCAGTGCCGTTGCAAACTTGAGTCTGGCGACCAGTGAGTCCTGGAAGGATCGTAATACCGGTCAGCAACAGGAGAAAACGGAGTGGCACCGGGTTGTTATTTTCGGCAAGCTGGCTGAGATTGCACAACAGTACCTCCGTAAAGGATCAAAAATCTATATCGAAGGTAAGCTGCAGACACGTAAGTGGCAGGGGCAGGACGGCCAGGACCGATATACTACCGAGATTGTTGTTGATGGATTCAGTGGTCAGATGCAGATGCTCGATGGCCGTCAGGAAGGTGCCATGGGAGCTCCGATGGGGGGCGGCTATCAACAACCAGGGACGCAACAACAGCAGTCTTATGCTCCGCAGCAGTCTCAGCAATACGGATCACCGCAGCAGCAACAGCAACAGCAACAACCGGTGCAGTCCCATCAACAGCAATCTGCTCCTCAGCCACAGCCAGCCGGTGGCTTTGATGATTTTGATGATGATATCCCGTTCTGA
- a CDS encoding lipopolysaccharide assembly protein LapB — translation MVSSNNPYPLLPFTPPSPNGHRPSFEASAEASADASIVAKVVMNLDLASHLTTELSAQEPQDLRSRSVKLNEDQVVHYTKDQLIKKKSLCDRGSKVITERENRYFQTPSAKTLSHLLDQIQTTYLKYWELQRIVEILPERIPKSLLSVVDNLEQFENHIVDFFLRCTPSDPDQTQDLFLMILWFEGVKNTKQETESANFISISKRILSFFENDKIINIPITKINKRVTCCDPKNQKMELFDEDLLPEVVISGISNSLKHLSCFRDTETLKSNILKFIYGSELFKEKHCVQASMAKKLTVSALCESAFKMIHKLNSDNLALVHESHDIPDLTTDSLLFRALRFSDIGEMTYNSPDIGLSILERLINFLRVPEFKKKVFPVIQQCALLYIDKPIWTTICNFLITQDTSNLANIPNKDSRHYISAVFYYLKNEPEKSEAELLKSRTPEAQWLLSKLYEKNNQLEEAIKSSKLAIQQGVHAANLQQALLLIKNSKNNIVSIEEVIAALKRAITHYDFIDAKEVSFYIQGIIDQLELIEIKPRALETTSTRKKKSKKQRRLPNPTGENETTKIQSLNEAQSNSIVNRDLSEQKQNPDFSEDQCSEDQYSEDQCSINESITEEPIQGKILKSIHRTRLSYISLCVTQLLHNSDFEQARAILQQFCQDTQFIIQQASFAHMDLWSLRVMAKESEHLAAFNSSAKQEQKLCELNILSQSGETLIHYGLDRKDSERVLLSDDIPKNQLAIRNLLIDKALGWLCCLHPCDQDLADYKALWIRQPRATAKRQLAEFEHSLSLTFITGSFLSLIGHIHGDMATDCDDQKEKNRLKHKAGEFYNTANEFNKWRNRLKNEPCLRHRIAKITPLGDIQRLRRKLVVSGPTPGNGSVKNGMNHLPP, via the coding sequence ATGGTAAGCTCTAACAATCCCTATCCTCTACTACCATTTACTCCTCCGAGCCCAAATGGTCACAGACCTTCTTTTGAAGCATCTGCAGAAGCATCTGCAGATGCATCAATAGTGGCTAAAGTGGTAATGAATCTGGATTTGGCGTCACATCTTACAACAGAGCTAAGTGCACAGGAACCACAGGATTTGCGCAGTCGTTCAGTCAAACTAAATGAAGACCAGGTCGTTCATTATACCAAGGATCAACTAATAAAGAAAAAATCACTGTGTGATCGAGGGAGCAAAGTCATTACAGAAAGAGAAAATCGATATTTTCAAACACCATCGGCAAAAACACTCTCTCATCTACTGGACCAGATCCAGACTACTTATTTGAAATACTGGGAGCTGCAGCGGATCGTGGAGATCTTACCAGAGAGGATACCGAAAAGCTTATTATCTGTTGTGGATAATCTTGAGCAGTTCGAAAACCACATTGTTGATTTTTTCCTGAGGTGCACACCATCAGACCCGGATCAGACTCAGGATCTTTTCTTAATGATTCTTTGGTTTGAAGGGGTAAAAAACACTAAACAAGAAACGGAATCAGCTAATTTCATATCAATCAGTAAACGCATTTTATCATTTTTTGAAAATGACAAAATCATCAACATACCCATCACAAAAATTAATAAAAGAGTTACTTGCTGTGATCCCAAGAATCAGAAAATGGAGCTTTTTGATGAAGATTTACTACCCGAGGTTGTCATCTCCGGCATTTCCAACTCATTAAAACACCTGTCTTGTTTCAGAGATACTGAAACCCTGAAATCCAATATATTGAAATTCATTTATGGATCTGAATTATTCAAAGAAAAACACTGCGTTCAAGCCAGTATGGCAAAAAAACTGACTGTCTCAGCACTTTGCGAATCTGCATTCAAGATGATTCACAAACTGAACAGTGATAATCTTGCACTTGTCCATGAGTCACACGACATTCCTGATTTAACTACGGATTCATTATTATTTCGTGCTCTCCGGTTTAGCGATATCGGTGAAATGACATACAATTCACCCGACATAGGCCTGTCAATACTGGAACGTCTTATCAATTTTCTAAGAGTTCCCGAATTTAAGAAAAAGGTATTCCCTGTCATACAGCAATGTGCATTACTATATATCGACAAGCCAATCTGGACGACTATTTGTAATTTCCTGATCACTCAAGATACATCCAACCTTGCCAATATCCCCAACAAAGACAGCAGACACTATATATCAGCTGTTTTTTACTACCTGAAAAACGAACCTGAAAAATCAGAAGCTGAGCTTTTAAAATCTCGAACACCTGAAGCCCAATGGTTACTCAGCAAACTATATGAGAAGAACAACCAGTTAGAAGAAGCCATTAAGAGTTCTAAACTAGCCATACAACAAGGTGTTCACGCAGCCAATCTTCAACAGGCTTTACTGCTGATCAAGAACAGCAAAAATAATATCGTTTCAATAGAGGAGGTTATTGCTGCTTTGAAGCGGGCCATAACGCATTATGATTTTATCGATGCAAAGGAAGTATCATTCTATATTCAGGGAATTATCGATCAACTGGAACTCATCGAAATAAAACCAAGGGCTCTGGAAACGACATCTACCAGGAAAAAGAAATCAAAAAAACAACGACGCCTACCAAACCCAACCGGGGAAAATGAAACCACAAAAATACAAAGTTTAAATGAAGCTCAGAGCAACAGTATTGTAAACAGAGACCTGTCTGAACAAAAACAGAATCCTGATTTTTCTGAAGATCAATGCTCTGAAGATCAATATTCTGAAGATCAATGTTCTATCAACGAAAGCATCACAGAAGAACCCATTCAAGGGAAAATCCTTAAATCAATCCATCGAACCCGGCTGTCTTATATCAGCCTCTGCGTCACACAATTATTGCACAACAGTGACTTTGAACAGGCTCGGGCCATATTACAACAATTCTGTCAGGATACTCAGTTCATAATACAACAAGCAAGCTTCGCTCACATGGACTTATGGAGCCTCAGAGTTATGGCAAAAGAATCAGAACATCTGGCAGCCTTCAATTCATCAGCCAAACAAGAACAAAAGCTCTGTGAGTTAAACATACTTAGCCAATCCGGCGAAACATTAATCCATTATGGTCTGGACCGGAAAGATTCTGAAAGAGTTTTATTATCTGACGACATTCCAAAAAACCAACTTGCTATTCGAAACCTGTTAATTGACAAAGCATTGGGATGGCTATGCTGCCTTCACCCTTGTGATCAGGATTTAGCCGACTACAAGGCGCTATGGATCAGGCAGCCACGCGCTACCGCCAAACGTCAGTTAGCTGAATTTGAACATAGCCTGTCACTGACATTCATCACCGGTTCTTTTTTATCCCTTATTGGCCACATACATGGTGATATGGCAACAGATTGTGATGATCAAAAGGAAAAAAACAGGCTTAAACATAAAGCGGGGGAATTCTATAATACGGCTAATGAATTTAATAAATGGAGAAATCGACTAAAAAATGAACCCTGCTTACGTCATCGCATCGCAAAAATAACCCCATTAGGCGATATTCAAAGGCTGAGAAGAAAACTGGTGGTATCAGGCCCGACGCCAGGGAACGGTAGCGTCAAAAATGGGATGAACCACCTTCCCCCATAG
- a CDS encoding DUF3581 family protein: MAAAGSSFITMFIDQYCTPLVDNRFSFTREQASQFAKRIANDFNPLHDVDNSRFCVPGDLLFAKILLSEGLYSDMRVTFNGMVTDGVELEICNNDKGHKSIYDLAGRMYLDIEHHGACSHDTLMIEQLVRSYVAFSGENFPNVFVPLMKSHGVMINTIKPLVIYDSMTLKMEQVDLVNPHLEAAGADLEVNGKRGRVTLNFIYRENGDVVGMGKKTMILSGLRPYDQEAIDIMIEKHIARQQQFAS, encoded by the coding sequence ATGGCTGCGGCAGGATCCAGCTTTATTACTATGTTTATTGATCAATACTGTACCCCTCTGGTGGACAACCGCTTTTCGTTTACCCGTGAACAGGCCAGCCAGTTTGCGAAGCGCATTGCCAATGATTTTAATCCACTTCACGACGTGGATAATTCACGATTCTGTGTTCCGGGTGACTTGCTATTTGCCAAGATCCTGCTGAGTGAAGGCCTGTATAGCGATATGCGCGTCACTTTCAATGGCATGGTCACCGATGGTGTTGAGCTTGAAATCTGTAACAATGATAAAGGCCATAAGAGTATTTATGACCTTGCCGGCAGGATGTATCTGGATATTGAGCATCATGGAGCCTGCAGTCATGACACATTGATGATTGAACAGCTGGTGCGCAGTTATGTTGCTTTCTCTGGTGAAAACTTTCCCAATGTCTTTGTGCCTCTGATGAAGTCCCATGGCGTGATGATCAATACGATTAAACCACTGGTAATTTATGACAGCATGACCTTGAAAATGGAGCAAGTTGACCTGGTAAACCCTCACCTGGAAGCGGCAGGCGCTGATTTGGAAGTTAATGGCAAGCGGGGAAGGGTTACGTTGAACTTTATTTACCGTGAAAATGGTGATGTGGTGGGTATGGGGAAGAAAACCATGATTCTCTCAGGCTTGAGACCTTATGATCAGGAAGCCATTGATATCATGATTGAAAAGCACATCGCCCGGCAGCAACAATTTGCCAGCTAG